In Oncorhynchus kisutch isolate 150728-3 linkage group LG5, Okis_V2, whole genome shotgun sequence, a genomic segment contains:
- the LOC109890818 gene encoding V-type proton ATPase subunit S1-like protein: MAKQDLFMYLHLFSVVFLQLSLSFDQVPAVVEKSLGGPTSQGIRVQNNGLASQSHSAASDGDSSLLVVEHPLRRVLQLYGWQLDSPHRTKRRLLQTSSTLPYSPLSVVYNGKTCILFRARKIAIRFRNSTSVDLTEKAFGPDAPVDTKGSMCSKDKATLILRFGDVEDLRGLAIRLQMSNTFYESAGQNWFTLDSVHIHYNWTHEATFNASDVYAPSTYSYHCQHVSSLQKYDTLLVPSSITDNSANWHITFTDFQLQSFNVLSNKFASASDCATFFTPAILMGLITSLILLLVLAYALHMVVHLKHIDTYEEHKTTVYFPRSSETAECTDATGSTATEKNSL, encoded by the exons TTTAGGGGGACCCACATCCCAAGGTATCAGGGTTCAAAACA ATGGATTGGCTTCCCAGAGCCACAGTGCTGCTTCCGATGGGGACAGTTCTTTACTTGTGGTGGAGCACCCTCTCAGAAGAGTGCTGCAG CTTTATGGGTGGCAGCTGGACTCCCCACACAGAACCAAAAGGAGGCTACTGCAGACATCGAGCACTCTTCCTTACTCTCCTCTGAGCGTGGTTTACAATggaaaaacatgtatcctgtttagGGCCAGGAAGATTGCTATAAGGTTCAGGAACAGCACTTCAGTGGATCTCACAGAGAAGGCATTCGGCCCCGACGCACCGGTTGACACCAAAGGCTCTATGTGCAGCAAAGATAAAGCTAC GCTTATTCTACGATTTGGAGATGTGGAGGACTTGAGAGGACTTGCCATAAG GCTACAGATGTCCAACACATTCTATGAGTCGGCAGGGCAGAACTGGTTTACTCTGGACAGCGTACACATCCACTACAACTGGACCCACGAGGCTACGTTCAATGCCAGCGACGTGTACGCTCCTAGTACCTACTCCTACCACTGTCAACACGTCAGCAGTCTGCAGAAGTACGACACGCTGCTTGTACCAAGCTCCATCACAGACAACTCCGCAAACTGGCACATCACATTCACCGACTTCCAG TTACAATCGTTCAACGTGCTGTCCAACAAGTTTGCCTCAGCCAGCGACTGCGCTACGTTCTTCACTCCGGCAATCCTCATGGGTCTGATcacctccctcatcctcctcctggTCCTGGCATACGCTCTGCACATGGTGGTGCACCTCAAACACATCGACACCTACGAAGAGCACAAGACTACTGTCTACTTCCCTCGCAGCTCAGAGACTGCAGAATGCACCGATGCCACCGGCTCCACCGCCACTGAGAAAAACAGCTTGTAG
- the LOC109890820 gene encoding U1 small nuclear ribonucleoprotein C, which produces MPKFYCDYCDTYLTHDSPSVRKTHCSGRKHKENVKDYYQKWMEEQAQSLIDKTTAAFQSGKIPPTPFPGAPPPGGAMLPPPNIGGPPRPGMLPVPGPPMGGHGPHMMQMMGPPPHGMMPGGMRPPMGHMQMMPGPHMMRHHRPMMLIRPGMIRPDR; this is translated from the exons ATGCCTAA ATTTTATTGTGACTACTGTGATACGTACCTTACACATGACTCG CCATCGGTGAGAAAGACTCACTGTAGTGGACGAAAGCATAAAGAGAATGTGAAAGACTACTACCAGAAATGGATGGAGGAGCAGGCACAGAGCCTCATCGATAAAACAA CGGCTGCCTTCCAGTCCGGTAAGATCCCTCCTACCCCATTCCCTGGAGCCCCTCCCCCAGGCGGAGCCATGCTCCCTCCTCCAAACATCG GTGGCCCTCCACGCCCAGGCATGCTACCAGTGCCCGGGCCCCCTATGGGTGGACATGGTCCTCATATGATGCAAATGATGGGGCCCCCACCACATGGAATGATGCCTGGAG GTATGCGACCACCAATGGGCCACATGCAGATGATGCCTGGCCCACATATGATGCGCCACCATCGGCCAATGATGCTTATCAGACCGGGTATGATTCGGCCGGACAGATGA